The following coding sequences lie in one Glycine soja cultivar W05 chromosome 16, ASM419377v2, whole genome shotgun sequence genomic window:
- the LOC114390836 gene encoding E3 ubiquitin-protein ligase RING1-like: MSSAGGDRGGGATSGDPRQYFCHQCNRTVSISPSPSSDLLCPTCNGGFLEELEFPIPNPNPNPPNPFFPDFPLAGAATIPLVLPGAAASPPFEDLSALFGNRPDAAADAFNPLVFLQNYFQTLRAGGNLQLVIESGDPGGAFRFPGVTHGDYFFGPGLEELIQHLAENDPNRYGTPPASKSVVEGLPDVSVTEELLASDSSQCAVCKDTFELGETAKQIPCKHIYHADCILPWLELHNSCPVCRYELPTDDPDYEQRARRGGSGGGGAAGSGAAPQVNWNMALGSGGSADSSGSGGGDNSQRRRFRVSLPWPFRQFAETSNVGSGNNDSNNNNNSNSNSDSSGNNGGQSNSGNRGNQNFDSETRQEDLD; encoded by the coding sequence ATGTCTTCTGCCGGCGGCGACAGGGGCGGCGGCGCTACCTCCGGCGACCCTCGCCAATACTTCTGCCACCAGTGCAACCGCACCGTCTCAATTTCCCCTTCCCCCTCCTCCGATCTCCTCTGCCCCACTTGCAACGGCGGCTTCCTCGAAGAACTCGAATTCCCAATCcccaaccctaaccctaaccctccCAATCCCTTCTTCCCCGACTTCCCCCTCGCCGGCGCCGCCACCATTCCCCTCGTCCTCCCCGGCGCCGCCGCCTCCCCTCCCTTCGAGGATCTCTCCGCCCTCTTCGGAAACCGACCCGACGCCGCCGCCGATGCCTTCAACCCCCTCGTCTTCCTCCAGAACTACTTCCAAACCCTAAGAGCCGGCGGCAACCTCCAATTGGTGATAGAGTCCGGCGACCCTGGCGGAGCGTTCCGCTTCCCCGGCGTCACCCACGGCGACTACTTCTTTGGGCCGGGCCTCGAGGAGCTGATCCAGCATCTCGCTGAGAACGATCCCAACCGTTACGGCACCCCGCCGGCCTCCAAGTCGGTCGTCGAGGGCCTGCCGGACGTCTCCGTCACCGAGGAGCTGCTGGCGTCGGATTCCTCGCAGTGCGCCGTGTGCAAAGACACCTTCGAGCTCGGCGAGACCGCGAAGCAGATCCCCTGTAAGCATATATATCACGCGGATTGCATTTTGCCGTGGTTGGAATTGCACAATTCTTGCCCCGTTTGTCGGTATGAGTTGCCCACAGATGATCCTGATTACGAGCAGAGGGCTCGTCGTGGtggtagtggtggtggtggtgctgcCGGCAGTGGGGCAGCTCCACAGGTGAATTGGAACATGGCATTGGGGTCCGGTGGTTCTGCGGATTCATCTGGTAGCGGTGGCGGTGATAATTCACAGAGGAGAAGGTTTAGGGTGTCTTTGCCATGGCCGTTTAGGCAATTTGCTGAGACAAGTAATGTTGGGAGTGGCAACAATGAtagcaacaataacaacaacagcAATAGCAATAGTGACAGTAGTGGAAATAATGGTGGGCAATCGAACTCTGGAAACCGGGGGAATCAGAATTTTGACTCGGAGACCAGACAGGAAGATCTCGATTGA